The Manihot esculenta cultivar AM560-2 chromosome 11, M.esculenta_v8, whole genome shotgun sequence genome includes a region encoding these proteins:
- the LOC110625521 gene encoding probable ribosome biogenesis protein RLP24, with the protein MRLEKCWFCSSTIYPGHGIQFVRNDAKIFRFCRSKCHKNFKMKRNPRKVKWTKAYRRLHGKDMTQDSTFEFERKRNRPERYDRNLAENTLKAIKKIDKVRSNREAKHIEKRMKVKKGKEQREAAKELEQSIHLVKPPSVLAEDPSLTLPKIKVTVSKHQTEENHAMEE; encoded by the exons ATGAGATTGGAGAAGTGTTGGTTTTGCTCATCTACTATTTACCCTGGTCATGGTATCCAGTTTGTCCGAAATGATGCCAAG ATTTTTCGATTTTGTAGATCCAAATGCCATAAGAACTTTAAAATGAAGAGAAACCCACGCAAAGTAAAATGGACCAAGGCCTACAGGCGTTTGCATGGAAAGGACATGACACAG GATTCAACCTTTGAATTTGAGAGAAAGAGGAATAGACCTGAGAGATATGATAGGAATCTTGCTGAGAATACTCTGAAGGCTATTAAGAAGATTGATAAAGTCAGATCTAACAGGGAAGCCAAACACATTGAAAAGAG GATGAAGGTGAAGAAAGGTAAGGAGCAGAGAGAGGCAGCGAAGGAATTGGAGCAGAGTATCCACTTGGTTAAACCTCCTTCAGTTCTTGCTGAAGATCCATCTCTCACATTGCCCAAGATCAAGGTCACTGTCTCCAAACATCAAACAGAGGAAAACCATGCAATGGaggagtga
- the LOC110625501 gene encoding probable 2-carboxy-D-arabinitol-1-phosphatase, which produces MFVLSPSLPFHSCVVFRHRSFVVRSSSSVQEVEKAPQDRDLSSELYSSSPFPSIKAAKRVVLVRHGQSTWNAEGRIQGSSNFSVLTPKGEAQADTSRQMLIDDSFDVCFSSPLIRSKRTAEIIWGSRKEEIITDSDLREIDLYSFQGLLKHEGKAKFGAAYRQWQVDAANFNIDGHYPVRELWARARNCWNQILSHDSRSVLVVAHNAVNQALVATAIGLGTEYFRILLQSNCGVSVLDFTPRADGGSPYICLNRLNQTPSSPVAGGSSAGRKTSRRIILVCHGTLQGDIEGLFPNSGDHPMNMLGIIQTQKTAELLLDLKVNTIFSSPKNACFETAKVISRVQEAADCLGADCVPRYVEMKQMGDLDVGDILRQLNKDASEAPAYPPGFLNRFEDDTLLALWEKSGKAWQSLLNELSDESEPEKIVVTVGHPAMHIALMAHCLNLTKDWTASFHLDAGSISVVDFPDGPTGRGVIRCINYTAHLGRWSIPITRSTADDEEF; this is translated from the exons ATGTTTGTCCTCTCACCCTCTCTTCCCTTCCATAGCTGTGTCGTCTTCCGCCATAGGAGCTTCGTAGTCCGCTCTTCGTCTAGTGTCCAAGAGGTCGAGAAAGCCCCACAAGATAGAGACTTGAGCTCCGAGCTTTACTCTTCGTCGCCGTTTCCTTCTATTAAAGCGGCGAAGCGAGTGGTCTTGGTGCGCCATGGCCAGAGCACGTGGAACGCCGAAGGAAGGATCCAAGGGAGTTCTAACTTCTCCGTTTTGACTCCGAAGGGCGAGGCTCAGGCTGATACTTCGCGTCAGATGCTTATTGATGATTCCTTCGATGTTTGCTTCAGCAG CCCCTTGATTCGATCGAAACGAACAGCTGAAATCATTTGGGGATCTCGCAAGGAGGAAATCATTACAGATTCTGATTTGAGAGAAATCGACCTCTATTCCTTTCAA GGCCTTCTAAAACATGAGGGGAAGGCGAAGTTTGGTGCAGCTTATCGACAATGGCAGGTAGACGCTGCAAATTTCAACATTGATGGTCATTACCCAGTGAGGGAGTTGTGGGCTCGAGCCAGAAACTGCTGGAATCAAATCCTATCCCATGATAGCAGGTCCGTTCTTGTGGTTGCTCACAATGCTGTTAATCAGGCTCTGGTTGCAACAGCTATTG GATTGGGAACCGAGTATTTCAGGATTTTACTTCAGAGCAATTGTGGTGTGAGTGTGCTGGATTTCACCCCGCGAGCTGATGGTGGATCGCCCTATATATGTCTTAATCGTTTGAACCAG ACACCGAGTTCACCTGTTGCTGGTGGAAGTTCTGCGGGCAGAAAAACCAGTAGGCGGATCATACTTGTTTGTCATGGAACTTTACAGGGGGATATAGAG GGTCTTTTTCCTAACTCTGGTGATCATCCAATGAATATGCTAGGAATTATACAG ACTCAGAAAACTGCAGAGCTTCTTCTTGATCTTAAAGTAAACACTATATTCAGCAGTCCTAAGAATGCTTGTTTTGAGACGGCCAAGGTCATCTCCAGA GTGCAAGAAGCAGCAGATTGTTTGGGTGCTGATTGTGTGCCACGATATGTAGAAATGAAACAAATGGGAGACCTTGATGTCGGAGACATCCTACGTCAATTGAATAAG GATGCGAGTGAGGCTCCAGCATATCCGCCTGGTTTTCTGAATAGATTTGAGGATGACACACTTCTAGCTTTGTGGGAGAAGTCTGGGAAAGCCTGGCAATCTTTGTTGAATGAGCTATCTGATGAATCTGAGCCAGAAAAGATTGTTGTCACAGTTGGTCATCCTGCAATGCACATAGCACTGATGGCTCACTGCCTGAATCTGACCAAGGATTGGACGGCGTCATTTCATCTTGACGCTGGAAGTATTAGTGTCGTCGACTTTCCTGATGGACCTACCGGAAGAGGCGTCATCCGGTGCATAAATTACACTGCTCACTTGGGAAGATGGTCTATACCCATTACACGATCAACAGCAGATGATGAAGAGTTCTAA
- the LOC110625920 gene encoding uncharacterized protein LOC110625920 isoform X2 has product MATWGIAGRSTSTLMRATWRATTATESACAKIPISALVRPCRPNFTLLKSRISSHSLSGRFVRRELSSLLPVHSAIASACLVSKLPSELSTSAEGRFANYLSPI; this is encoded by the exons ATGGCAACTTGGGGAATTGCAGGGAGATCCACCTCTACATTGATGCGTGCAACATGGAGAGCCACGACTGCAACGGAATCAGCATGCGCAAAAATTCCTATATCAGCTTTGGTTCGCCCATGTCGTCCCAATTTCACTCTCCTCAAGTCTCGAATTTCCTCTCATTCTCTAAG TGGAAGGTTTGTTCGGCGAGAATTGAGCTCACTTTTGCCCGTCCATAGTGCAATCGCTTCGGCTTGCCTTGTCTCCAAGCTCCCCAGTGAACTCAGCACCTCCGCCGAAG GTAGATTTGCTAATTATCTCAGTCCCATCTAG
- the LOC110625920 gene encoding uncharacterized protein LOC110625920 isoform X1, translating into MATWGIAGRSTSTLMRATWRATTATESACAKIPISALVRPCRPNFTLLKSRISSHSLSGRFVRRELSSLLPVHSAIASACLVSKLPSELSTSAEGFGFLSLSLSLSLTRATRIVFILNQYAAAVENL; encoded by the exons ATGGCAACTTGGGGAATTGCAGGGAGATCCACCTCTACATTGATGCGTGCAACATGGAGAGCCACGACTGCAACGGAATCAGCATGCGCAAAAATTCCTATATCAGCTTTGGTTCGCCCATGTCGTCCCAATTTCACTCTCCTCAAGTCTCGAATTTCCTCTCATTCTCTAAG TGGAAGGTTTGTTCGGCGAGAATTGAGCTCACTTTTGCCCGTCCATAGTGCAATCGCTTCGGCTTGCCTTGTCTCCAAGCTCCCCAGTGAACTCAGCACCTCCGCCGAAGGTTTTGGtttcctctctctt tctctctctctctctctcacacgaGCAACTCGGATTGTTTTTATTCTTAACCAATATGCAGCTGCAGTTGAGAATTTATGA
- the LOC110627054 gene encoding uncharacterized protein LOC110627054 codes for MRDIVSCFSENAINVSHSYSCSSYPNNACISPSLIPSIQNAVSCFYKIILSTQKQLLVTVTWCKNHTAQGLTINFGNDSSTSFKLNTSGRLFRKKKGSKVIDSDISKIEVFWDLSSAKYDSGPAPVDGFYVLVMVDSEIGLVLGDIGEEIISKKLKASTPVAKTSLISRQEHCSGNPLYATKAQFCETGIQHEILIKCSGENEGLKYPVLSVCIDKKTVIRVKRLQWNFRGNQTIFIDGLLVDLMWDVHDWFYNPASGSAVFMFRTRSGMESRLWLEEKLLQKDQEKVEFSLLIYACKSP; via the coding sequence ATGAGAGATATAGTTTCTTGTTTTAGTGAAAATGCCATAAATGTGTCTCATTCTTATTCCTGTTCTAGCTATCCAAACAATGCTTGTATCTCTCCAAGTCTAATCCCATCAATCCAAAATGCAGTCTCTTGTTTCTATAAAATCATCCTCTCCACTCAAAAGCAACTCTTGGTCACAGTCACTTGGTGCAAGAATCACACAGCCCAAGGCCTCACCATAAACTTTGGCAATGACTCTTCAACATCTTTCAAACTCAACACAAGCGGCAGGCTATTCAGGAAGAAGAAAGGCAGCAAAGTGATTGATTCTGATATTTCGAAGATTGAAGTCTTCTGGGATCTCTCTTCTGCTAAATATGATTCAGGACCTGCACCTGTTGATGGGTTCTATGTATTGGTCATGGTTGATTCTGAAATTGGCCTTGTTCTGGGTGATATAGGAGAAGAAATTATCTCCAAGAAGCTCAAAGCTAGCACCCCAGTAGCCAAAACCAGTCTCATTTCAAGGCAAGAGCATTGTTCAGGCAACCCATTATATGCTACTAAGGCACAGTTCTGTGAAACAGGCATTCAACATGAAATTTTGATCAAATGTAGTGGAGAAAATGAAGGCCTAAAGTATCCAGTTTTGTCTGTATGTATTGATAAGAAGACGGTGATTAGAGTAAAGAGGCTGCAATGGAATTTTAGGGGCAACCAGACAATTTTTATTGATGGGTTGCTCGTTGATCTGATGTGGGATGTTCATGATTGGTTCTATAACCCTGCTTCTGGTTCTGCTGTGTTCATGTTCAGGACAAGAAGTGGAATGGAAAGCAGGCTGtggttggaagagaaattgtTGCAAAAAGATCAAGAAAAAGTTGAATTCTCTTTGTTAATCTATGCCTGTAAGAGcccttga